The region GACAGGGTTTTCGCTCGGATGAAAGAGCTGCGCGCACAGGGACAATTCCCGCCATTCATGGACCTTGCGGCAGATTCATACCTGCATGCCCCGCGCTTACACGATGTATCCTATAACATGTGCCCGGTGTCAGGCAATCCCCTCGATGAAGAGGAATTGACGCGGCTCTCTGTTCAGGCACGCCGTCAGGTCGCCGCGTACGCTGAGTTCTGGCGCCGAGAAATGCCCGGTTTCGAAGCGGTCGAAATAGAACAGATGGCGTTCTGGCTCGGTATTCGCGAGTCACGCCGTATCCGCGGACTGAAAACACTCGATGCCTCCATGGTGGTCAACGCGAAAAAACAACCGGATGCCGTCGGTCACGGTTTTTGGATGGTGGACATTCATGACCCGAAAGGGAGCGGACACACGACATGGGCGGATCAGAAAGCGGGGGCTATGCCGCCAGCCGGGGAGAGTTATCATATTCCGCTCGGCATGAGCCTCAACGCACACATCCCCAATCTCGCCGTTGTCGGACGATGCGCATCCGCGACGCATGAGGGTCTTGCATCGGTGCGCGTGCAGACGCATTGCATGGTCATGGGGCAGGGTGTCGGTACCGCCGCGGCGCTGGCCATGCAGGGGAATATCGACATGGCGCATATCGATGCGAAATCTCTGCAGAAGACCCTTATCGCGGACGGGGTATATCTCCATGATATTCCTCCTTGCGGGGAAAAATAATGAGCGGCCTCAATACCGGAATGAATTCACGCGAACGGCTGCGCCGACTTTTCTACCACGAGGAAATGGACAGACCGGCGGTCATAATACGCTGGTGGGGATTTCGTGATGACCCATCGCTTGATGATCTCTATCGGCTGATGACCGAGCGCGCCGACTGGGTCGAACCATGGCATGCATCATCCCTCGTGCACAACGTTCCATGCAGTTCGTGCTCCGACACCGAAGCATCGGAGAATAATTACACGCTGAAAACCGCCGCAGATGCCGAACGATATTTAGAAATGCCGATGCCGGAGGTCGGCGGCAATGTATCCGAATATTTCAGGCTGCGGAAGATGGTGGGTGATCGAGGCATCGTCCTCGCGAACATCGGCAGCAATCCCGGGGGAACGGTGGCGGCGTATTTCGGATCGGAACAATTTGCCCTGCAGTCGGTACTGAATCGGGACATGCTGCACCGGTTGATGCAGCGGGAACTTGCGATAAAACTCAGGCTTGTTGATTTTCTTATCGAACAAGGTGTCGGACCGTATTTCAATTGCTCCGGCCAGGAATATATCACTCCGCCGCTGCATGGGCGCGACGATTTTTTCGATTTCAATGTACGCTATGACAAACCCATATCCGATCGCATACATGATTCGGGAGGACGGCTGAGTGTTCACTGCCACGGCAGCGTGAAGTCAGTGATCGACGGATTCCATGCGCTCGGAGCCGATGTATTTCACTGCTTCGAAGCACCGCCGATGGGAGATATCACACCGTCCGAAGCGAAAGTGGCGCTGAAGGGACGCGTCGCGTTGGAGGGAAATATTCAGATCTCTGATATGTATGAGAAATCTCCAAATGATATTCGCGTCCAGACAGAAGCGCTTATCCGCGACTGCTTTGATGACCACAAAGGTTTGGCGGTAAGCCCGACCGCATCGCCGTTCATGGCGGGAAAAGGCGGCGTGTGTTATCCGCAGTATCTGGCGATGGTGGAGACGGTTATCAATTATAATAGAAAGCAAGCGGGATACAATGCATACACAGCACAACAACGATAATACAAAGCTTTTGCGCGATAGTCGTCCTTTGAAAAATAGGGTATACTTAAAATGAGAATACATCGTTACCAAGTCAGTCGTCGAGGAGTCAATACATGAGACATTGCGCCTGTCTATTCCTCTCCATCGGCATCTTCGCGTTGGCATATGCGGATGATGCGCCTCAATTCCTGTTCAATCCGTATGGCGTACATACCGGGAGCGGTGCGCCGCGTACTGCCTTCTATTTCCCCCGCCCCTGTCCCGGCGGTATTTTTGTGCCTTTTACTGTTACCGATTCAGCTCACTATTATACCGCCGGAGAAGGGACCATTGCTTTTCGCGTTCAGTTGCCGCGTCTGGACCTTCAGGCAGTGGCCAATATCGGCAA is a window of Spirochaetota bacterium DNA encoding:
- a CDS encoding FAD-dependent oxidoreductase, with product DRVFARMKELRAQGQFPPFMDLAADSYLHAPRLHDVSYNMCPVSGNPLDEEELTRLSVQARRQVAAYAEFWRREMPGFEAVEIEQMAFWLGIRESRRIRGLKTLDASMVVNAKKQPDAVGHGFWMVDIHDPKGSGHTTWADQKAGAMPPAGESYHIPLGMSLNAHIPNLAVVGRCASATHEGLASVRVQTHCMVMGQGVGTAAALAMQGNIDMAHIDAKSLQKTLIADGVYLHDIPPCGEK